The Klebsiella sp. RHBSTW-00484 genome includes a window with the following:
- the xdhA gene encoding xanthine dehydrogenase molybdenum-binding subunit XdhA — MESREATVTGESCMRVDAIAKVTGRARYTDDYVMAGMCYAKYVRSPIAHGFANSINCDDAKNVPGVLAVFTWEDVPDIAFATAGHAWTLEAGKRDAADRYLLTRHVRHHGDAVAIVVARDELTAEKAALLVKVDWQPLPVITTPEAALAEGAVEIHPGGNLLKQSEMAAGDVAGAIETAELQIQGHYQTPVIQHCHMETVTSFAWMEEDSRISIVTSTQIPHIVRRVVGQALGIPWSCVRVIKPYVGGGFGNKQDVLEEPMAAFLTSKLGGIPVKVSLSREECFLASRTRHAFTIDGRMGINRDGILKGYSLDVLSNTGAYASHGHSIASAGGNKVAYLYPRSAYGYRSTTCYTNLPSAGAMRGYGAPQVVFAVEAMIDDAATALGLDPIDVRLLNVAREGDTNPLTGKIIYSAGLPECLQQGRELFEWDKRRAEYQNQRGDIRRGVGVACFSYTSNTWPVGVEIAGVRLLMNQDGTINVQSGATEIGQGADTVFAQMVAETVGVPVSNVHVISTQDTDVTPFDPGAFASRQSYTTAPALRKAALELKEKILTHAAVILHQSAMSLTLIGGNIVLIDRPAHPLLSLKDLAMDAFYHPERGSQLSAESSVKTTTNPPAFGCTFVDLSVDLALCKVTINRILNVHDSGHILNPQLAEGQVHGGMGMGIGWSLFEEMIIDADSGVVRNPNLLDYKMPTMLDLPELESAFVETLEPQSAYGHKSLGEPPIIPIAAAIRNAVKMATGVAVDTLPLTPKRLFEAFHEAGLIKG, encoded by the coding sequence TTACGTGATGGCAGGCATGTGTTATGCCAAATATGTTCGCAGCCCCATCGCGCATGGCTTTGCCAACAGCATCAATTGCGACGATGCCAAAAATGTGCCCGGCGTGCTGGCGGTATTTACCTGGGAAGATGTGCCGGATATTGCGTTTGCCACCGCAGGCCACGCCTGGACGCTGGAGGCGGGTAAACGCGACGCCGCCGACCGCTATCTGCTGACCCGTCACGTCCGTCATCATGGTGACGCGGTGGCGATTGTGGTGGCCAGGGACGAACTGACCGCCGAGAAAGCGGCGCTGCTGGTTAAGGTCGACTGGCAGCCATTGCCGGTGATTACCACCCCGGAGGCCGCGCTGGCGGAGGGGGCCGTCGAAATCCATCCCGGCGGCAACCTGCTCAAACAGAGTGAAATGGCCGCCGGAGACGTTGCCGGGGCGATTGAAACCGCAGAACTGCAGATTCAGGGGCACTATCAAACGCCGGTCATCCAGCATTGCCATATGGAGACCGTCACCTCATTTGCCTGGATGGAAGAGGATTCCCGCATCTCCATCGTCACCAGCACCCAGATCCCCCACATCGTGCGCCGGGTCGTCGGTCAGGCGCTCGGCATTCCGTGGTCCTGCGTGCGGGTTATTAAGCCCTATGTCGGCGGTGGTTTTGGCAATAAACAGGACGTACTGGAAGAACCTATGGCGGCCTTCCTGACCAGCAAGCTCGGCGGCATTCCGGTGAAGGTCTCGCTCAGCCGCGAAGAGTGCTTTCTCGCCTCCCGCACGCGACATGCGTTTACCATCGACGGACGGATGGGCATCAATCGCGACGGCATCTTAAAAGGCTACAGTCTCGACGTGCTGTCTAACACCGGGGCGTATGCTTCGCACGGCCACTCCATCGCCTCGGCGGGCGGCAACAAAGTAGCGTATCTCTATCCACGCAGCGCCTACGGGTACCGCTCCACCACCTGCTATACCAATCTGCCCTCGGCGGGCGCGATGCGCGGATACGGCGCGCCGCAGGTGGTCTTTGCGGTGGAAGCAATGATCGATGATGCCGCTACCGCGTTGGGGCTCGACCCGATAGATGTCCGCTTACTCAACGTCGCCCGCGAAGGGGACACCAACCCGCTCACCGGCAAAATTATCTACAGCGCCGGGCTGCCGGAGTGCCTGCAACAAGGCCGCGAACTGTTTGAATGGGACAAGCGCCGCGCAGAATATCAAAATCAGCGCGGCGATATCCGTCGCGGCGTCGGCGTCGCCTGCTTTAGCTATACCTCCAACACCTGGCCGGTCGGCGTTGAGATCGCCGGGGTTCGCCTGCTGATGAATCAGGACGGGACGATCAACGTCCAGAGCGGCGCGACGGAAATTGGTCAGGGGGCCGATACCGTGTTTGCGCAGATGGTGGCGGAGACCGTCGGCGTCCCGGTGAGCAATGTACACGTGATTTCGACCCAGGATACCGATGTCACCCCGTTCGATCCCGGCGCGTTTGCTTCGCGGCAAAGCTATACCACCGCGCCCGCTCTGCGCAAAGCGGCGCTGGAATTGAAAGAAAAAATCCTCACGCACGCCGCTGTCATACTGCATCAGTCGGCCATGAGCCTGACGCTTATCGGCGGCAATATCGTCCTTATCGATCGCCCCGCTCACCCGCTGCTGTCGTTGAAAGACCTGGCCATGGACGCGTTTTATCATCCGGAACGCGGCAGTCAGCTGTCGGCGGAAAGCTCGGTGAAAACCACCACTAATCCCCCAGCCTTCGGCTGCACGTTTGTTGACCTGAGCGTCGATCTTGCCCTGTGTAAAGTCACGATTAACCGGATCCTTAACGTCCACGACTCTGGTCATATTTTGAATCCACAGCTGGCGGAAGGTCAGGTGCATGGCGGAATGGGGATGGGCATCGGCTGGTCGCTGTTTGAAGAGATGATTATCGATGCCGACAGCGGCGTGGTGCGTAATCCCAACCTGCTGGATTACAAAATGCCGACCATGCTCGATCTCCCGGAACTGGAGAGCGCGTTCGTTGAAACGCTGGAGCCGCAATCCGCCTACGGGCATAAATCGCTCGGCGAGCCGCCGATTATTCCCATTGCCGCCGCCATTCGTAACGCGGTCAAAATGGCGACGGGCGTCGCTGTCGATACGCTACCGCTGACGCCAAAACGGCTGTTCGAGGCGTTTCACGAAGCGGGTTTGATTAAAGGATAA
- the dpaL gene encoding diaminopropionate ammonia-lyase, which translates to MSVFTLKIDIADNHFYNGETSPLFSQKQAKVARQFHQQIAGYRPTPLCALDSLASLFGVKKILVKDESKRFGLNAFKMLGGAYAIARLLCEKYHLDIETLSFAQLKNAIGEKMTFATTTDGNHGRGIAWAAQQLGQHAVIYMPKGSAQERVDAILNLGAECIVTDMNYDDTVRLTMQHAQQNGWEVVQDTAWEGYTKIPTWIMQGYATLADEAVEQMREMGVVPTHVLLQAGVGAMAGGVLGYLVDVYGPQNLRSIIVEPDKADCIYRSGVKGDIVNVGGDMATIMAGLACGEPNPLGWEILRNCATQFISCQDSVAALGMRVLGNPYGDDPRVISGESGAVGLGVLAAVHHHPQRQALMEKLALDKDAIVLVISTEGDTDVKHYREVVWEGKHPVTP; encoded by the coding sequence ATGTCCGTTTTCACACTGAAGATCGATATTGCCGACAACCATTTTTATAACGGTGAAACGTCGCCCCTTTTTTCGCAAAAACAGGCCAAAGTGGCGCGCCAGTTCCACCAGCAAATTGCGGGCTACCGCCCAACGCCGCTCTGCGCGCTGGACAGTCTTGCCAGCCTGTTTGGCGTGAAAAAAATTCTCGTCAAAGATGAATCAAAACGCTTTGGGCTGAACGCCTTCAAAATGCTCGGCGGTGCCTATGCCATCGCCCGCCTGCTATGCGAGAAATATCACCTTGATATCGAGACGCTCTCGTTCGCGCAGCTCAAAAACGCCATCGGCGAAAAGATGACCTTTGCCACCACTACCGATGGCAACCACGGTCGCGGCATCGCCTGGGCCGCGCAGCAGCTCGGGCAACATGCGGTGATTTATATGCCGAAAGGCTCCGCTCAGGAGCGCGTCGACGCCATTCTTAACCTCGGCGCTGAATGCATCGTTACCGATATGAACTATGACGACACCGTTCGTCTGACCATGCAACACGCGCAGCAAAACGGCTGGGAGGTGGTGCAGGATACCGCCTGGGAAGGTTACACCAAAATTCCGACCTGGATTATGCAGGGCTACGCGACGCTTGCCGATGAAGCCGTGGAGCAGATGCGCGAAATGGGTGTGGTCCCGACTCACGTGCTGCTCCAGGCTGGCGTCGGCGCGATGGCGGGCGGCGTGCTGGGCTACCTGGTGGATGTTTATGGCCCGCAAAACCTGCGCAGCATTATCGTTGAGCCGGATAAAGCCGACTGCATTTATCGCTCGGGCGTTAAGGGCGACATCGTCAACGTCGGCGGCGATATGGCGACCATCATGGCCGGTCTGGCCTGTGGCGAACCTAACCCGCTCGGCTGGGAAATTCTGCGCAACTGCGCCACGCAGTTTATCTCCTGCCAGGACAGCGTCGCCGCGCTGGGTATGCGCGTGCTGGGTAATCCGTATGGCGACGATCCGCGAGTGATCTCCGGCGAGTCCGGCGCCGTAGGCCTGGGCGTTCTGGCCGCCGTACACCATCACCCGCAGCGTCAGGCCCTGATGGAAAAACTGGCGCTGGATAAAGACGCCATCGTGCTGGTTATCAGCACCGAAGGCGACACCGACGTGAAGCACTATCGCGAAGTGGTCTGGGAAGGCAAACATCCGGTCACCCCGTAA
- the xdhB gene encoding xanthine dehydrogenase FAD-binding subunit XdhB codes for MFDIATYHRAPDIAGAIALLANNPQAKLLAGGTDVLIQLHHHNARYRHIVDINALAELRGITLTEHGGIRIGSATTFSELIDNPLVQRHLPALSAASASIAGPQIRNVATYGGNICNGATSADSATPTLIYEASLEIHSSKGARFTPINGFHTGPGKVSLEHDELVVAFHFPAQPTSSTGSAHYKYAMRDAMDISTIGCAARCCLEGGRIRELRLAFGVAAPTPIRCQHAEQSAQNAPLTRQTLETLGEAVLQDVTPRSSWRASKAFRLHLIQTMTKKVVSEAVIAAGGEWQ; via the coding sequence ATGTTTGATATCGCGACCTACCATCGCGCCCCGGATATCGCCGGGGCCATCGCGCTGCTGGCAAACAATCCGCAGGCGAAACTGCTCGCGGGCGGCACTGACGTTTTAATTCAGCTTCACCATCACAACGCTCGTTATCGCCATATAGTGGACATCAACGCCTTAGCGGAGCTGCGCGGCATTACCCTCACTGAGCATGGCGGGATTCGCATCGGCTCCGCCACCACCTTCAGCGAGCTTATCGACAATCCCTTAGTCCAGCGCCATCTTCCCGCTCTCAGCGCGGCTTCTGCGTCAATCGCCGGACCGCAAATTCGTAACGTCGCCACCTACGGCGGCAATATTTGCAACGGAGCGACCAGCGCCGACTCTGCCACCCCGACGCTGATTTACGAGGCCTCGCTGGAGATCCATTCGTCGAAAGGCGCGCGCTTTACGCCGATCAACGGCTTCCACACCGGCCCCGGCAAGGTATCCCTTGAGCACGACGAGCTGGTGGTGGCGTTTCACTTTCCTGCCCAGCCCACCTCATCTACCGGCAGCGCACACTATAAATATGCCATGCGCGATGCCATGGATATTTCCACCATCGGCTGTGCCGCGCGCTGTTGTCTGGAGGGAGGGCGCATTCGCGAGCTGCGGCTGGCCTTCGGAGTCGCCGCCCCCACGCCCATCCGCTGCCAACATGCTGAACAGAGCGCGCAAAACGCCCCATTAACCCGGCAAACCCTCGAGACACTCGGCGAAGCGGTATTGCAGGACGTCACCCCGCGCTCCTCCTGGCGCGCCAGCAAAGCATTTCGTCTGCACCTTATCCAGACGATGACAAAAAAAGTGGTCAGCGAAGCCGTGATCGCGGCGGGAGGAGAATGGCAATGA
- the ygeW gene encoding knotted carbamoyltransferase YgeW, with translation MKTVNELIKDINSLTSHLHEKDFLLTWEQTPDELKQVLDVAAALKMLRAENIATKVFNSGLGISVFRDNSTRTRFSYASALNLLGLAQQDLDEGKSQIAHGETVRETANMISFCADAIGIRDDMYLGAGNAYMREVGAALDDGYKQGVLPQRPALVNLQCDIDHPTQAMADLAWLREHFGSLENLKGKKIAMTWAYSPSYGKPLSVPQGIIGLMTRFGMDVTLAHPEGYDLIPDVIEVAKSNANASGGSFRQVTSMEEAFKDADIVYPKSWAPYKVMEERTELLRANDHAALKELERQCLEQNAKHKDWHCTEEMMELTRDGEALYMHCLPADISGVSCKEGEVTEGVFEKYRIATYKEASWKPYIIAAMILARKYPKPGVLLEQLLKEAQQRMK, from the coding sequence ATGAAAACTGTTAATGAGCTGATAAAGGATATCAATTCGCTGACCTCGCACCTTCACGAGAAGGATTTTTTATTAACGTGGGAGCAGACGCCGGATGAACTGAAGCAAGTCCTCGACGTCGCCGCCGCGCTGAAGATGCTACGCGCTGAGAATATCGCGACCAAAGTCTTCAACAGCGGATTAGGGATTTCTGTTTTCCGCGATAACTCCACCCGTACCCGCTTCTCTTATGCCTCGGCCCTCAACCTGCTCGGCCTCGCCCAGCAGGATCTCGATGAAGGCAAATCGCAAATCGCCCACGGCGAAACCGTCCGCGAAACGGCCAACATGATCTCGTTTTGCGCCGATGCGATCGGTATTCGCGACGACATGTATCTCGGCGCGGGCAACGCCTATATGCGTGAAGTCGGCGCAGCGCTTGACGACGGTTACAAGCAGGGCGTCCTGCCGCAGCGTCCGGCGTTAGTTAACCTGCAATGTGATATCGACCACCCGACGCAGGCGATGGCCGATCTGGCCTGGCTGCGCGAGCACTTTGGCTCGCTGGAAAACCTCAAAGGCAAAAAAATCGCCATGACCTGGGCGTATTCCCCGAGCTACGGTAAACCGCTCTCCGTACCGCAGGGGATTATCGGCCTGATGACCCGCTTCGGTATGGACGTCACGCTGGCGCATCCGGAAGGCTATGACCTGATTCCCGATGTTATCGAAGTGGCGAAAAGCAACGCCAACGCCTCCGGCGGCAGCTTCCGCCAGGTGACCAGCATGGAAGAGGCCTTTAAGGACGCCGACATCGTCTATCCAAAGTCATGGGCCCCTTACAAAGTGATGGAAGAACGTACCGAATTACTGCGCGCTAACGACCACGCCGCACTGAAAGAGCTGGAAAGACAGTGTCTGGAGCAGAACGCGAAGCATAAAGACTGGCACTGCACCGAAGAGATGATGGAACTAACCCGCGACGGCGAAGCGCTGTATATGCACTGCCTGCCAGCCGATATCAGCGGCGTCTCCTGTAAAGAGGGCGAAGTTACCGAAGGTGTGTTCGAAAAATACCGCATCGCCACTTATAAAGAGGCCAGCTGGAAGCCTTACATCATCGCCGCGATGATCCTCGCCCGCAAATATCCGAAGCCCGGCGTCCTGCTGGAACAACTGTTGAAAGAAGCGCAACAGCGCATGAAATAA
- a CDS encoding sigma-54 interaction domain-containing protein: MVLATTQSVLMQIQPTIQRFARMLASVLQLEVEIVDEHLCRVAGTGAYGKFLGRPLSSNSRLLRFVLETQQEKVVTHSRHDPLCEGCDSKDNCREKAFLGTPVILQDRCVGVISLIAVTHEQQEHINDNLREFSDYVRHISTIFVSKLLQDQGGNDSISKIFATMIENMDQGVLVIDEDNRVQFANQTALKILGVMQNTMTGKSVRFRPLTFESNFTHGHMQHIVSWDDKSELIIGQLHNVQGRQLFLMAFHQSHTSTVVALADNEPHIEQLVGECRVMRQLKQLIGRIAPSPSSVMIVGESGTGKEVVARAIHKLSDRKNKPFIAINCAAIPEQLLESELFGYVKGAFTGASANGKTGLIQAANSGTLFLDEIGDMPLVLQAKLLRAIEAREILPLGASSPVQVDIRIISATNQNLGLFIAEGKFREDLFYRLNVIPLTLPPLRERQDDIELLVHYFLHLHTRRLGLVYPGIAPDVVTLLKYHRWPGNLRELSNLMEYLVNVVPSGEVIDSTLLPPNLLNNGKAPERDIAPAEVLHVLADDAGGTALEEMEKQMIREALSRHHNKKQAADELGIGIATLYRKIKKYGLLNV, encoded by the coding sequence ATGGTCCTCGCAACAACGCAATCCGTTTTGATGCAGATTCAACCGACTATTCAGCGCTTTGCCAGAATGCTGGCCAGCGTTTTGCAACTTGAGGTAGAGATTGTCGACGAACACCTGTGCCGCGTGGCGGGTACCGGCGCCTACGGCAAGTTTCTGGGGCGTCCGCTAAGCAGCAATTCAAGGCTATTGCGCTTTGTTCTGGAAACCCAGCAGGAAAAGGTGGTCACCCATTCTCGCCACGATCCGCTCTGTGAAGGATGTGACAGTAAAGATAATTGCCGTGAGAAAGCCTTTTTGGGCACGCCGGTTATTTTACAAGACCGCTGCGTGGGGGTGATAAGTTTGATTGCCGTTACCCATGAACAGCAGGAGCATATTAACGATAATCTGCGCGAGTTCTCCGATTACGTTCGCCATATATCGACCATTTTTGTTTCGAAACTTCTGCAAGATCAGGGCGGCAATGACAGCATCAGTAAAATATTCGCGACGATGATCGAGAATATGGATCAAGGGGTGCTGGTTATTGATGAAGATAATCGGGTGCAGTTTGCTAATCAAACGGCACTGAAAATACTCGGGGTGATGCAAAACACCATGACGGGTAAATCCGTGCGCTTCAGACCGCTCACCTTTGAAAGTAATTTTACGCACGGGCATATGCAACATATTGTTTCGTGGGATGATAAAAGCGAACTCATAATTGGTCAGCTGCATAATGTTCAGGGGCGGCAATTATTCCTGATGGCCTTTCATCAGTCGCATACCAGTACCGTCGTGGCGTTAGCCGATAATGAACCGCATATTGAGCAACTGGTCGGTGAGTGTCGGGTGATGCGCCAGCTTAAGCAGTTGATTGGTCGTATTGCCCCTAGCCCTTCCAGCGTGATGATTGTCGGCGAAAGCGGTACCGGGAAAGAGGTGGTCGCCCGGGCAATTCATAAGCTCAGCGATCGCAAAAATAAACCTTTTATCGCTATCAACTGCGCTGCAATTCCGGAGCAACTGCTGGAAAGCGAACTGTTTGGCTATGTGAAAGGCGCATTTACCGGGGCCTCCGCCAACGGTAAAACCGGTCTGATTCAGGCGGCCAATAGCGGGACGCTATTTCTTGATGAGATTGGCGATATGCCGCTGGTGCTCCAGGCGAAGCTGCTGCGGGCTATTGAAGCGCGGGAAATTCTGCCTCTCGGCGCCAGCAGTCCGGTGCAGGTGGATATCCGCATCATCTCCGCCACCAATCAGAACCTCGGGCTGTTTATTGCCGAGGGTAAATTCCGCGAAGATCTTTTCTACAGGCTTAACGTCATCCCGTTAACCCTGCCGCCACTGCGTGAACGTCAGGATGATATCGAGCTGCTGGTGCACTACTTCCTGCATCTGCATACCCGTCGGCTTGGCCTGGTTTACCCCGGCATCGCCCCGGATGTGGTGACGTTGCTGAAGTATCATCGCTGGCCGGGCAATCTGCGGGAATTGAGCAACCTGATGGAGTATCTGGTTAACGTTGTTCCTTCGGGAGAGGTGATTGATAGCACGCTGCTGCCACCGAATCTGCTCAATAACGGCAAAGCGCCCGAGCGTGATATCGCGCCCGCTGAGGTGCTGCACGTGCTGGCCGACGACGCCGGAGGCACCGCGCTTGAGGAGATGGAGAAACAGATGATCCGCGAAGCGCTGTCCCGGCATCACAATAAAAAACAGGCGGCGGACGAGTTGGGCATCGGCATCGCTACGCTCTATCGCAAGATTAAGAAATATGGATTGCTGAACGTCTGA
- the xdhC gene encoding xanthine dehydrogenase iron sulfur-binding subunit XdhC, with translation MNHSDRITIECRINGMAFQLSVSPGMPLSELLREQGLLSVKHGCCVGECGACTVLIDGTAIDSCLYLAVWAAGKEIRTLEGEQQAGRLSPVQKAYAESGAVQCGFCTPGLIMATTAMLAKPRNQPLTVLEIRRGLAGNLCRCTGYQMILQAVQACEKQE, from the coding sequence ATGAATCACAGCGACAGAATCACCATCGAATGTCGAATCAACGGAATGGCCTTTCAGCTAAGCGTCTCGCCGGGTATGCCGCTCTCCGAGCTGCTGCGCGAACAGGGGTTATTGAGCGTGAAACACGGCTGCTGCGTCGGGGAGTGCGGCGCGTGCACCGTTTTGATTGATGGAACGGCGATAGACAGCTGCCTGTATCTCGCTGTCTGGGCCGCAGGCAAGGAGATTCGCACGCTGGAGGGAGAGCAACAGGCCGGGCGGCTGTCACCGGTGCAAAAAGCCTATGCAGAATCGGGGGCCGTTCAGTGCGGGTTCTGCACGCCGGGATTGATTATGGCGACCACCGCCATGCTCGCCAAACCGCGCAACCAACCGCTAACCGTATTGGAGATCCGCCGGGGGCTGGCGGGAAACCTGTGCCGCTGCACCGGCTATCAGATGATCCTCCAGGCCGTACAGGCCTGCGAGAAGCAGGAATAA
- a CDS encoding YgeY family selenium metabolism-linked hydrolase codes for MAKHIPFKLILEKAHHYQADMTRFLRDMVAIPSESCDEKRVVHRIKQEMEKVGFDKVEIDPMGNILGYIGHGPRLVAMDAHIDTVGIGNIKNWEFDPYEGMETDELIGGRGTSDQEGGMASMVYAGKIIKDLGLEDEYTLLVTGTVQEEDCDGLCWQYIIEQSGIRPEFVVSTEPTDCQVYRGQRGRMEIRVDVQGVSCHGSAPERGDNAIFKMGPILNELQDLSQHLAYDEFLGKGTLTVSEIFFTSPSRCAVADSCAVSIDRRLTWGETWEGALDEIRALPAVQKANAVVSMYNYDRPSWTGLVYPTECYFPTWKVEEDHFTVKALVNAYEGLFGKAPVVDKWTFSTNGVSIMGRHGIPVIGFGPGKEPEAHAPNEKTWKSHLVTCAAMYAAIPLSWLATK; via the coding sequence ATGGCTAAGCACATTCCCTTTAAACTGATTCTGGAAAAAGCACACCACTACCAGGCCGACATGACGCGCTTCCTGCGCGATATGGTCGCCATCCCCAGCGAGAGCTGCGATGAAAAACGCGTGGTTCACCGCATCAAACAGGAGATGGAAAAAGTCGGCTTCGATAAAGTCGAGATCGACCCGATGGGCAACATTCTCGGTTATATCGGTCATGGCCCGCGGCTGGTGGCGATGGACGCCCATATCGATACCGTGGGGATCGGCAATATTAAGAACTGGGAATTTGACCCGTATGAAGGCATGGAAACCGATGAGCTGATCGGCGGACGCGGCACTTCCGATCAGGAAGGCGGCATGGCATCGATGGTGTATGCCGGGAAGATCATCAAAGACCTCGGCCTGGAAGATGAGTACACCCTTCTGGTGACCGGTACCGTGCAGGAAGAAGACTGCGACGGCCTGTGCTGGCAGTACATTATCGAGCAGTCGGGCATTCGCCCGGAATTTGTCGTCAGCACCGAGCCGACCGACTGTCAGGTGTATCGCGGACAGCGCGGGCGTATGGAAATCCGCGTTGATGTACAGGGCGTCAGCTGTCACGGCTCTGCACCAGAGCGCGGCGATAACGCGATCTTCAAGATGGGGCCGATTCTCAATGAATTGCAGGATTTGTCACAGCATCTGGCTTACGACGAATTCCTCGGCAAGGGCACGTTGACGGTTTCCGAGATCTTCTTCACCTCGCCAAGCCGCTGCGCGGTGGCGGATAGCTGTGCGGTCTCCATCGACCGCCGTCTGACCTGGGGCGAAACCTGGGAAGGCGCGCTGGACGAAATCCGCGCCCTGCCCGCCGTGCAAAAAGCCAATGCGGTGGTGTCGATGTACAACTATGACCGCCCATCCTGGACCGGATTAGTTTATCCAACCGAATGCTACTTCCCGACCTGGAAAGTCGAAGAGGATCACTTCACCGTCAAAGCGCTGGTTAATGCTTATGAAGGGCTGTTCGGCAAAGCGCCGGTGGTCGATAAGTGGACCTTCTCCACCAACGGCGTCTCGATTATGGGACGTCACGGCATTCCGGTGATCGGCTTTGGTCCGGGCAAAGAGCCGGAAGCCCATGCGCCAAACGAGAAAACCTGGAAATCGCATCTGGT